Proteins encoded together in one Salarias fasciatus chromosome 17, fSalaFa1.1, whole genome shotgun sequence window:
- the LOC115403870 gene encoding interferon-induced protein 44-like, whose amino-acid sequence MLSWLFGSRNPPSPPAPSPSPPSPISRDPWRKIRFDDRARREFVQNYQPRQQGRHLRVLLHGPPGSGKSSFINSIDSALRGKITTRALAATTYDHSFTKKYKSYKIEKKDPGSFYPFIFNDTMGIEKDVKGRVNIEELKLILKGNVREGYKFNPVSSLSESDPSYNNTPTMDDKVSVLVCVVPANTQMDDEVIQKIRDVRDAASELEIPQIAVLTKIDEACPEVNKDVKNVYKSKYIKKQMEAVSAVLGIPLNCIFPVKNYSSEIETDIEMDSVILSAMRKIIDYGDDFLNDQSASDDNCT is encoded by the exons ATGTTGAG TTGGCTTTTCGGGTCTCGCaatcctccatcacctccagcaccttctccatcacctccatctccCA TTTCTCGGGATCCATGGAGAAAGATCCGATTTGA TGACAGAGCCCGCCGTGAGTTTGTTCAGAACTATCAGCCAAGACAACAAGGCCGACATCTCAGAGTTCTGCTCCATGGACCACCAGGCTCTGGGAAATCCAGCTTCATCAACTCTATTGACAGCGCTCTGCGAGGCAAAATTACAACTCGAGCGCTGGCAGCCACGACCTATGATCACAGCTTTACTAAAAAG TACAAAAGTTataaaattgagaaaaaagaTCCTGGAAGCTTTTATCCCTTCATCTTTAATGACACCATGGGCATTGAGAAGGACGTCAAAGGAAGGGTAAATATTGAAGAGCTCAAACTGATCTTGAAAGGAAACGTGAGAGAAGGATACAAG ttcaaccCTGTTTCTTCCCTGTCTGAGAGTGACCCCTCCTACAACAATACACCAACTATGGATGATAAAGTTAGtgttctggtttgtgttgttcCTGCCAACACACAAATGGATGATGAAGTAATTCAGAAGATACGGGATGTCAGAGATGCAGCCAGTGAGTTAG AGATCCCACAAATTGCTGTTCTCACCAAAATCGATGAAGCCTGTCCTGAAGTCAACAAAGATGTGAAGAATGTCTACAAGAGCAAGTACATCAAAAAGCAG ATGGAAGCAGTGAGTGCTGTGCTGGGAATTCCACTGAACTGCATCTTCCCAGTGAAGAACTACAGCTCAGAAATCGAAACAGACATTGAGATGGATTCAGTGATACTGAGCGCAATGAGAAAGATCATTGACTACGGAGATGACTTCCTGAATGACCAGTCTGCTTCAGATGACAATTGCACTTAG